TCGCGGTTCAGACAGTTGGACTGGAACCCGTTGCGGCAGTTCGCGCAGGTGTTGTCCGAGGTGGCGAACGAGCCGACGACGAACTGTCCCGGCCGGACGGAGGTGACCTCGGAGCCGACCTCCTCCACGAAACCGACGTACTCGTGGCCCATGGGATGCGCCTGTCCGGTCGGCTCCGCGCCCCGGTAGGGCCACAGATCCGAGCCGCACACACAGGTCACGGCCGTCCGGATGACCGCATCGGTCGGCTTGAGGATCTTCGCGTCCTCCACGGTCTCGAACCGTATGTCGCCGGGGGCGTGAATGACTGCTCCGCGCATGAGAAATGCTCCTTGCCTGGCTGGGGCTCACCGGCACCGGGGAGGTTCCGGCGGGCCGCCGAATGGGTGACGCTTCCCGGCGCGAACGGTGCTTTCACCGCTCACAAACCCGGGTCCGGCGTTCGGGCCGCCCGCTGTGAGGGGGGACGGCGAACGCCGCGTCGTCCATCCAGGTAACCCCCGTCCCGCGCAGGCAGCGAGTCACTGAGGAGGGGTGTACCAGCAGTACATCCCTCTCTCGCGGGTCAGGCCGTACCGTCGTAGGTATGGACAACCGCGAGGAGGTCCGCGAGTTCCTCACCTCGCGGCGAGCGAAGATCACCCCCGGGCAGGCGGGGCTGCCCGCAGGACCTCGGCGCCGTGTTCCCGGTCTGCGCAGGAGCGAGGTCGCGGCTCTGGCCGACATGAGCGTGGAGTACTACGCCAAGCTGGAGCGCGGCAGCCTCGCCGGCGTCTCGCCGACCGTCCTGGAGGCCCTCGCCCGTGCCCTGCGGCTCGACGACGCCGAACGCGCCCACCTGCTGAACCTGGCCCAGGCCGCCGACGGCTCCGACGCCCTCACCCGGCCCCGCCGGCGGCGCACGAAGGACCAGTGGCGGCCGCATCGCAGTCTGCAGTGGACCCTGGACGCCATCACGGCGGGTCCCGCGTTCGTCCGCAACGGCCGGATGGACATCCTGGCCGCCAACCAGTTCGCCCTGGCCTTCTACAGCGACCTCTACGCGGTCCCCGGCAACCAGGCGAACCTGGCCCGGTTCAATTTCCTCGACCCCGCCTCGCGCCGGTTCTACCCCGACTGGGACCTTTTCGCCGATGTCGCCGTCGCCATCCTGCGTACCGAAGCCGGCCGCAACCCCTACGACAAGGACCTCCACGACCTGGTCGGCGAGCTCTCCACCCGAAGCGACGACTTCCGCACCCGCTGGAGCGCTCACGATGTCCGCCTCCACGGCTCCGGTACCAAACGCTTCCACCACCACGTCGTCGGCGACCTCACCCTCGCCTTCGAAGGCCTGGAAATGGCTGCCGAGCCCGGTCTCACCCTCACCGTCTATGCCGCCGAGCCCGGTTCGGTCTCCGAGGAAGGCCTGCGCCTGCTCTCCTCCTGGGCCGCCACGCCCCAGGCCCCCGCGCCCCTGCCGCACTCGAGCGAAGGAGGGACCCGGCCCGGCGGAGCTAACCCCTAGAGCGAACGCAGTCACGCGGCCGCGCAGTGGAAACGAGGCGTGCCGAGTCGACGGGAACGGTGGTCGATCCGGCGGGAACACCTCATGGCGATCTTCTGTTGGTACGCCCATAGGTCTGACACACCCGGACGTCGGAGGGCTGAGTGCCACACACATCGCGACCGCTGCGCAAGCTGGGGTTCCTGACCATCGGACTCTACGACGAGGACGACCCGGGCCGTGGCCACGAGTCCACGCTGCAACTGATCGAGCTGGGTGAGCGGCTGGGCTTCGACAGCGCGTGGGTCCGCCACCGGCATCTGCAGTACGGCATCTCCTCTCCCGTCGCAGTGCTGGCGGCTGCCACGCAGCGCACCCGGCGCATCGAACTCGGCACCGCGGTCACACCGCTCGGCTGGGAGAACCCGCTCCGGCTCGCTGAGGACTTGGCGACGGTCGACGTGCTGTCCGGCGGACGCCTCAATCCTGGTGTCAGCGTCGGCCCTCCGATGTTCTACGACCGCGTCAAGGACGCCCTGTACCCGCAGACCGCGGAGGCCGAGGACTTCGGTTACGGACGGGTGGAGCGTCTGCTGGACCTCGTGCGAGGTGAACCCGCCACCGGGGCCGGCGGCCGGGAGGGCTTCGAAGTCTTCTCCGACCGGGTGCAGCCGCACTCACCGGGGCTGGGCAGTCGGATGTGGTACGGCGGGGCCAGCCTGAGGTCGGCCCGGTGGGCGGGCGAGCACGGGATGAACTTGCTGACCAGCAGCGTCGTCAAGGCCGAGGGCCCCGAGGAAGGGCCCGCCGACTTCGCCACCGTCCAGCTCTCGCACATCCGTGCCTTCCGGGCTGCTCACCCCGACGGGGAGGATGCCCGTGTCTCCCAGGGGCTGGTGGTCATCCCCACCGACTCCGCGTCACCCGAGCAGCGTGCCAGGTACGAGCGGTACGCCGCCGAGCGGCTGCCTCGCACAGCGGTTCCGCAGGGACCGGGGCGCATGATGTTCGCGCCTGATCTGGTCGGCACCTCGGAGGTGATCGCCGAGCGGCTGCAGGCGCACGCGGCGTTCCGTGAGGTGGACGAGGTGGCGTTCGCGCTTCCCTTCACTTTTGAGCACCGGGACTACGAGCAGATACTCACCGACATCGCGACGAAGCTGGCCCCGGCGCTGGGCCGTCGGTCCGGCACCTGACTCAGGGGGCCTGCCCGCGGGACGCTCTGCCCGGCCGCAAGGCCCGGCCGGGCAGAGCCGACCGCACGAACGGGTGGGCCTTGAGGTGTCCGACGACATCGGGTTCCTCGGGTATCCGTGGTGAACACCCCACGTCCTCGACGGCCTGGCCTCACCATGGAGAGGTGATCGTGTCGAACAGCAGTGAACGCTCCCCCGCCATCAGCCTGACGAAGGTCATGGAACGGGCACCTGACCTGGTGAAACTGTACAAGGCGGCCGGGAGCAGTGTCCGCGCGCACGGACTGGAGGGTGTGCGGGCCGCGGTCTATCTGGTGCTCGACCGCTCCGGCTCCATGCGGCCCTACTACCGGGACGGCACCATGCAGCACCTGGCCGAGCAGGCGCTGTCGCTGTCGGCGCATCTCGATGACGACGGTGTCGTGCCGGTCGTGTTCTTCTCGACGGACGTCGACGGATCCACCGACCTCAGGCTTGGCCGGCACCGCGGCCTCATAGACAAGCTCCACGAGAACCTGGGCCACATGGGCCGTACGAACTACCACTGGGCGATGGACGAGATCATCGACCACTACATCGCCTCGGGCAGTGACGCGCCCGCTCTGGTCGTCTTCCAGACCGACGGTGGCCCCACCAGCAGACTCGCTGCCGAACGCTACCTGTGCAAAGCAGCGCGTCTCCCCCTGTTCTGGCAGTTCATCGGCTTCGGCGACCCCGACGACAACGAGTTCACGTTCCTCCATAAACTCGACACCCTCGCGGTCCCGGCCCGCCGGATCGTCGACAACGCCGGTTTCTTCCATGCCGGCCGCACACCAAGAACCATCGGTGACAATCAGCTCTACGACCGGCTCCTGCACGAATTCCCCCAATGGCTGGCCGCCGCACGCACTGCACGCGTCCTGGAGTAGCGGGGGGGAATACGGGCTCAGCCGAAGGACCGGAATCGCGGGTCTGTCGACTCGCGACGAAAAGGCGTTTACGCACCCCGTGGTGCACATGATGCCGGACGTTGCAGAACGTGCTGGTGGGAACGAGCATGCCGGGGATCGGCTACTGCGTGGTGACTTCGGATCGGCCGGTCGGCGAG
The DNA window shown above is from Streptomyces sp. Alt3 and carries:
- a CDS encoding helix-turn-helix transcriptional regulator; the protein is MDNREEVREFLTSRRAKITPGQAGLPAGPRRRVPGLRRSEVAALADMSVEYYAKLERGSLAGVSPTVLEALARALRLDDAERAHLLNLAQAADGSDALTRPRRRRTKDQWRPHRSLQWTLDAITAGPAFVRNGRMDILAANQFALAFYSDLYAVPGNQANLARFNFLDPASRRFYPDWDLFADVAVAILRTEAGRNPYDKDLHDLVGELSTRSDDFRTRWSAHDVRLHGSGTKRFHHHVVGDLTLAFEGLEMAAEPGLTLTVYAAEPGSVSEEGLRLLSSWAATPQAPAPLPHSSEGGTRPGGANP
- a CDS encoding LLM class flavin-dependent oxidoreductase — encoded protein: MPHTSRPLRKLGFLTIGLYDEDDPGRGHESTLQLIELGERLGFDSAWVRHRHLQYGISSPVAVLAAATQRTRRIELGTAVTPLGWENPLRLAEDLATVDVLSGGRLNPGVSVGPPMFYDRVKDALYPQTAEAEDFGYGRVERLLDLVRGEPATGAGGREGFEVFSDRVQPHSPGLGSRMWYGGASLRSARWAGEHGMNLLTSSVVKAEGPEEGPADFATVQLSHIRAFRAAHPDGEDARVSQGLVVIPTDSASPEQRARYERYAAERLPRTAVPQGPGRMMFAPDLVGTSEVIAERLQAHAAFREVDEVAFALPFTFEHRDYEQILTDIATKLAPALGRRSGT
- a CDS encoding vWA domain-containing protein; translated protein: MIVSNSSERSPAISLTKVMERAPDLVKLYKAAGSSVRAHGLEGVRAAVYLVLDRSGSMRPYYRDGTMQHLAEQALSLSAHLDDDGVVPVVFFSTDVDGSTDLRLGRHRGLIDKLHENLGHMGRTNYHWAMDEIIDHYIASGSDAPALVVFQTDGGPTSRLAAERYLCKAARLPLFWQFIGFGDPDDNEFTFLHKLDTLAVPARRIVDNAGFFHAGRTPRTIGDNQLYDRLLHEFPQWLAAARTARVLE